The following proteins are co-located in the Gemmatimonadota bacterium genome:
- a CDS encoding DUF305 domain-containing protein has product MKAPLPFALLVAVLVAPGLTAQAPTRTGPSAADVKFITGMIPHHAQAVKMGRWAPTHGASAALQRFAERIVVAQRDEIAAMRTWLRQQGQPVPDTNATHMMMKMDGMDHAMLMPGMLTDEEMAKLDGLRGVEFDRFFLSSMIKHHGGAVSMVDELFASYGAGQDEFVFRFASDVFADQTTEIEFLQGMLDALPPPVARP; this is encoded by the coding sequence ATGAAGGCCCCTCTGCCGTTCGCCCTGCTTGTTGCCGTGCTGGTGGCCCCCGGGCTGACCGCCCAAGCCCCGACGCGCACCGGTCCGTCGGCCGCCGACGTGAAGTTCATCACCGGGATGATTCCGCATCATGCCCAGGCGGTGAAGATGGGGCGCTGGGCACCAACGCATGGAGCGAGTGCCGCGCTGCAGCGCTTCGCCGAACGGATCGTGGTGGCGCAGCGCGACGAGATCGCCGCGATGCGGACCTGGCTCCGCCAGCAGGGCCAGCCGGTGCCGGACACCAACGCGACGCACATGATGATGAAGATGGACGGCATGGACCACGCGATGTTGATGCCTGGGATGCTGACCGATGAGGAGATGGCCAAGCTCGATGGCCTGCGTGGCGTCGAGTTCGACCGCTTCTTCCTCTCGTCAATGATCAAGCACCACGGCGGCGCCGTCTCGATGGTGGACGAACTCTTCGCGTCGTACGGCGCGGGGCAAGACGAGTTCGTCTTCCGCTTCGCCTCCGACGTCTTCGCCGACCAGACCACCGAGATCGAATTCCTGCAGGGGATGCTCGACGCCCTGCCACCGCCGGTCGCTCGTCCCTAG